The proteins below come from a single Stigmatella erecta genomic window:
- a CDS encoding glutathione S-transferase family protein encodes MKLYFCPQTRATRPRWMLEELGVPYELALIDVMKGEQKQESYMKVHPLGYVPALDDGGHIFFESAAIVQYLADKYADQGFAPALGSKERGEYYQWISFAMTELEPSLVTILMQTRFLPEDQRSPEAMAKAVARYKVVCAVLEERMKNREYIVGARFSAADIVVGAVLFFGTMLGQGKEFPALQAYLGRVTARPAAKKAFA; translated from the coding sequence ATGAAGCTCTATTTCTGCCCGCAGACCCGCGCCACCCGTCCCCGCTGGATGCTCGAGGAGCTGGGCGTGCCCTACGAGCTGGCGCTCATCGACGTCATGAAGGGTGAGCAGAAGCAGGAGTCGTACATGAAGGTCCACCCGCTGGGGTATGTGCCCGCGCTGGATGACGGTGGGCACATCTTCTTCGAGTCCGCGGCCATCGTGCAGTACCTGGCCGACAAGTACGCGGACCAGGGCTTTGCCCCGGCGCTGGGCTCGAAGGAGCGCGGCGAATACTACCAGTGGATCTCCTTCGCCATGACGGAGCTGGAGCCGAGCCTCGTCACCATCCTCATGCAGACCCGGTTCCTCCCCGAGGACCAGCGCAGCCCCGAGGCCATGGCCAAGGCGGTGGCGCGCTACAAGGTCGTGTGTGCCGTCTTGGAGGAGCGGATGAAGAACCGCGAGTACATCGTCGGGGCCCGCTTCTCCGCCGCGGACATCGTCGTGGGCGCGGTGCTGTTCTTCGGCACCATGCTCGGCCAGGGCAAGGAGTTCCCGGCCCTGCAGGCCTACCTCGGGCGCGTCACCGCGCGCCCCGCGGCGAAGAAGGCCTTCGCCTAG
- a CDS encoding fatty acid desaturase family protein, which yields MTPPSSASPSLDWPSLAVHALWWGWFPAFLVTWEALPWGGRLGLLVLGWAVLFWNYAVLHNHMHLPIAKPALLRAVVSRTLGLACGFPFRGYSLHHFNHHRFNDGPGDWGQRRPGESVPRYLVRSTLTPWVWPFGMLSQVWRAAKTRRRRLELLLDFAVVDGTLLALLCWRPAQGLALLGLWLAGQVSIHWLNLAAHFDTDARQRDALATTSTSPFYNFFFFNAGYHQAHHLWPQAPWRELSAATQKLAEAGRIRPALQTSQAPINPRWVTHVVRSYGAAPCARQTESTITSGTPSAGT from the coding sequence GTGACTCCTCCTTCCTCGGCGTCTCCCTCGTTGGACTGGCCCAGCCTTGCTGTTCACGCGCTCTGGTGGGGCTGGTTCCCCGCCTTTCTCGTCACCTGGGAAGCGCTGCCGTGGGGAGGGCGGCTGGGCCTGCTCGTGCTGGGGTGGGCGGTGTTGTTCTGGAACTACGCCGTGCTGCACAACCACATGCACCTGCCCATCGCGAAGCCCGCCCTCCTCCGGGCCGTGGTCTCCCGAACGCTCGGGCTCGCGTGTGGGTTCCCCTTCCGGGGCTACTCGCTGCACCACTTCAACCACCACCGGTTCAACGACGGGCCCGGGGACTGGGGCCAGCGCCGCCCCGGCGAGAGCGTGCCGCGCTACCTGGTGCGCTCCACGCTGACGCCCTGGGTGTGGCCCTTCGGCATGCTGAGCCAGGTGTGGCGCGCCGCGAAGACGCGCCGCCGCCGGCTGGAGCTGCTGCTGGACTTCGCGGTGGTGGATGGCACCCTCCTGGCGCTGCTCTGCTGGCGGCCCGCCCAGGGGCTCGCCCTGCTGGGCCTGTGGCTCGCAGGCCAGGTCTCCATTCACTGGCTCAACCTCGCGGCCCACTTCGACACGGACGCGCGCCAGCGGGATGCGCTCGCCACCACCTCGACTTCCCCGTTTTATAACTTTTTCTTCTTCAATGCGGGGTACCACCAGGCGCACCACCTGTGGCCGCAGGCGCCGTGGCGGGAACTGTCGGCCGCCACGCAGAAGCTGGCGGAGGCGGGGCGCATTCGTCCAGCACTGCAAACCTCCCAGGCCCCCATCAATCCCCGGTGGGTGACGCACGTGGTCCGGAGCTATGGTGCGGCACCGTGCGCTCGGCAGACGGAGTCGACGATTACCTCCGGGACCCCATCGGCCGGTACCTGA
- a CDS encoding sigma-54 interaction domain-containing protein has product MSRKPSSTDGFHPLEPFTGERPLGSRLEEARMRFERGRGPRQVLAALECAVLAALVGRRPEAESFLLRGRSVATRELEGPVELASALVLLEAGYSARVAGALERAESLPGTQEEPALRALCLVLYAQVLLLDGMSTAAVRASLEGLDQLPPGEEESPLAVHAHLVAAEALLEAGNLPETMPLLEKAARMASCTGLLAARTEVLRVRWGLAQGAPRLEELRATLDRATGRFELLEASRDLALAHMLQASLVAKDASGSPGNWLARAHPLLVKVGTAKDLRLLRQAFRTFSPHKANALIDTDLFSVMEELRERHARLKDILSAQRDARSSEHPHLAALPSPLAKLADGALESVHLTEEALIRALEHTLLERERLGLLVVVSQHLAGIEELEELLTAIPRLALGLIPAAVAGLVELDDNGTLQEFQEGLLPPELPTECFRDAVHSAFQQRAPQLILDKVRPSQPGRGAPQGQRALIPLHGQSRKRLGLVLGLSSARTGLSERDFEQLSVFGSLCGAALMRIRDRIALEQAAARDAATLAAIRDGVLTLDHAGLVCALNHSAARLLRVQPAQLVGRSLRSLAALEPLGEALKAGRPLLNEVIALPHGELLVCTQMYEGGVVATLQELASAQRLAHKLTGAQARFTFEDLLGEDPAFLACLKDARQAARSDVPILITGESGTGKELLAQAIHRASPSAASPFVGINMAAFPRELLESELFGYERGAFTGARAGGNPGKFELADRGTLLLDEIGDMPLEMQVKLLRVLQERTFQRLGGTRDLSLQARVVATTHRDLERAIDEGNFRLDLFHRLRAVHLRLPPLRERRGDIPRLVDYHLRRYTSRLHRRPLQVAPHVMADLMAYDWPGNVRELANLLEGAASLLLDDQDVLVRTPPAIARALQQHTPSPAAWLPGCPSAEAPVLPFAEVERRAFEQALRHCGGNVARAAKALGVAKATFYSKIRRYGLVQEPEPGRAPFAAPHRTVRKNAALAPDYGWTVFPPPPPKGAR; this is encoded by the coding sequence ATGTCACGCAAACCTTCCAGCACCGATGGCTTTCACCCTCTGGAGCCCTTCACGGGAGAGCGTCCCCTGGGCTCGCGTCTGGAAGAGGCCCGCATGCGGTTCGAGCGGGGCCGGGGGCCGCGTCAGGTTCTGGCCGCGCTGGAATGCGCGGTGCTCGCCGCACTCGTGGGAAGGCGCCCCGAGGCGGAATCCTTTCTCCTGCGGGGCAGGTCCGTGGCCACCCGGGAGCTGGAAGGCCCGGTGGAGCTGGCCTCTGCCCTGGTCTTGCTGGAGGCCGGTTACTCCGCCCGCGTCGCGGGGGCCCTGGAGCGCGCCGAGTCCCTCCCGGGCACGCAGGAGGAGCCCGCCCTGCGGGCGCTCTGCCTCGTCCTCTATGCCCAGGTGCTGTTGCTGGATGGCATGAGTACGGCCGCGGTGCGCGCCTCCCTGGAAGGGCTGGATCAGCTTCCCCCCGGCGAGGAGGAGTCGCCGCTCGCGGTCCATGCGCACCTCGTCGCGGCGGAAGCCCTGCTGGAGGCGGGAAACCTCCCCGAGACGATGCCCCTGCTGGAGAAGGCCGCACGGATGGCCTCGTGTACGGGCTTGCTCGCGGCCCGCACGGAGGTGCTGCGGGTCCGGTGGGGGCTGGCACAGGGTGCGCCGCGTCTGGAGGAGCTCCGCGCCACGCTGGACCGGGCCACCGGACGGTTCGAGCTGCTGGAGGCCTCCCGGGATCTCGCCCTCGCCCACATGCTCCAGGCCTCGCTCGTGGCGAAGGACGCCTCGGGCTCGCCCGGGAACTGGCTCGCCCGGGCCCACCCGCTGCTGGTCAAGGTGGGCACCGCGAAGGATCTCCGCCTGCTGCGGCAGGCCTTCCGGACCTTCAGCCCGCACAAGGCCAATGCGCTCATCGACACGGATCTCTTCTCGGTGATGGAGGAGCTGCGCGAGCGCCACGCCCGGCTCAAGGACATCCTCTCCGCCCAGCGCGACGCCCGCTCGTCCGAGCACCCCCACCTGGCCGCCCTCCCGAGCCCCCTGGCCAAGCTCGCCGATGGCGCCCTGGAGTCGGTCCACCTCACGGAGGAGGCCCTCATCCGGGCCCTGGAGCATACCCTTCTCGAACGGGAGCGCCTGGGCCTGCTGGTGGTCGTCAGCCAGCACCTGGCTGGCATCGAGGAGCTGGAGGAGCTGCTCACGGCGATTCCCCGGCTGGCCCTCGGGCTCATCCCCGCGGCGGTGGCGGGGCTCGTGGAGCTCGACGACAACGGGACCCTGCAGGAATTCCAAGAGGGCCTCCTCCCGCCGGAACTCCCCACCGAGTGCTTCCGGGACGCGGTGCACTCCGCCTTTCAGCAGCGCGCCCCCCAGCTCATCCTCGACAAGGTCCGGCCCTCGCAGCCCGGACGCGGCGCGCCCCAGGGCCAGCGCGCCCTGATTCCCCTGCACGGCCAGAGCCGGAAACGGCTGGGGCTGGTGCTGGGGTTGTCCAGCGCCCGGACGGGGCTCTCCGAGAGGGACTTCGAGCAGCTCTCCGTCTTCGGCTCGCTGTGCGGCGCCGCGCTCATGCGCATCCGTGACCGGATCGCGTTGGAGCAGGCCGCCGCGCGGGATGCGGCGACGCTCGCCGCCATCCGGGACGGGGTCCTCACGTTGGACCATGCGGGGCTCGTCTGCGCCCTCAACCATTCCGCCGCGCGCCTGCTCCGGGTCCAGCCCGCGCAGCTCGTCGGCCGGTCCCTGCGGAGCCTCGCGGCGCTCGAGCCCCTGGGAGAGGCGCTGAAGGCGGGCAGGCCCCTGCTGAATGAAGTCATCGCCCTGCCCCACGGCGAGCTGCTCGTCTGCACGCAGATGTACGAGGGCGGCGTGGTGGCCACCCTCCAGGAGCTCGCCAGCGCGCAGCGGCTCGCGCACAAGCTCACGGGCGCCCAGGCCCGCTTCACCTTCGAGGACCTCCTCGGCGAGGACCCCGCCTTCCTGGCGTGCTTGAAGGATGCGCGGCAGGCGGCCCGCTCGGACGTGCCCATCCTCATCACGGGCGAGAGCGGCACGGGCAAGGAGCTGCTCGCGCAGGCCATCCACCGGGCGTCCCCCAGCGCGGCGTCTCCCTTCGTCGGCATCAACATGGCGGCCTTCCCCCGGGAGCTGCTGGAGAGCGAGCTGTTCGGCTACGAGCGGGGGGCCTTCACCGGCGCCCGGGCCGGCGGCAACCCGGGCAAGTTCGAGCTGGCGGACCGGGGCACGCTGCTGCTCGATGAGATTGGCGACATGCCCCTGGAGATGCAGGTGAAGCTGCTGCGCGTCCTGCAGGAGCGGACGTTCCAGCGCCTGGGCGGCACGCGGGACCTTTCCCTCCAGGCCCGCGTGGTGGCCACCACGCACCGGGACCTCGAGCGGGCCATCGACGAGGGGAACTTCCGTCTGGATCTCTTCCACCGCCTGCGGGCCGTGCACCTGCGCCTGCCGCCCCTCCGGGAGCGGCGCGGGGACATTCCCCGGCTGGTGGACTACCACCTGCGGCGCTACACCTCCCGGCTCCACCGCCGTCCCCTCCAGGTCGCGCCCCACGTGATGGCGGACCTGATGGCCTACGACTGGCCGGGCAATGTGCGGGAGCTGGCGAACCTCCTCGAAGGGGCGGCGAGCCTGCTCCTGGACGACCAGGACGTGCTGGTGCGCACGCCCCCCGCCATCGCGCGCGCGCTCCAGCAGCACACCCCCTCACCCGCCGCCTGGCTACCGGGCTGCCCCTCCGCGGAGGCGCCCGTGCTCCCCTTCGCGGAAGTCGAGCGCCGCGCCTTCGAGCAGGCCCTGCGGCACTGTGGCGGCAACGTGGCCCGGGCCGCCAAGGCCCTGGGGGTGGCCAAGGCCACCTTCTACAGCAAGATCCGGCGCTACGGCCTGGTGCAGGAGCCGGAACCCGGACGCGCCCCCTTCGCGGCGCCCCACCGGACCGTCCGGAAGAACGCCGCGCTGGCGCCGGACTATGGCTGGACGGTCTTCCCGCCCCCGCCCCCGAAGGGCGCGCGGTAG
- a CDS encoding helix-turn-helix domain-containing protein: MEQRLATIIGAAVRAARQRLDLTQADVAERVGIATEVYGRLERGHMLPSVKTLRRLCLVLSCSSDVLLGVSSPDKPVEVAEDPHEYGERPEVRRVLRTLRRLEPAQLKLISQVAGAIR, translated from the coding sequence ATGGAACAGCGACTGGCGACCATCATCGGAGCGGCCGTGCGCGCGGCCCGGCAGCGGTTGGACCTGACCCAGGCGGATGTGGCGGAGCGGGTGGGCATCGCCACGGAGGTGTACGGAAGGCTCGAGCGCGGCCACATGCTGCCCAGCGTGAAGACGCTGCGGCGCCTGTGCCTGGTGCTCAGCTGCTCCTCGGACGTGCTGCTCGGGGTCTCCTCTCCGGACAAGCCCGTGGAGGTGGCCGAGGACCCCCATGAGTACGGGGAGCGGCCCGAGGTCCGCCGGGTGCTGCGCACCCTGCGGCGCCTGGAGCCCGCGCAGCTCAAGCTCATCAGCCAGGTGGCGGGGGCCATCCGCTAA
- a CDS encoding helix-turn-helix transcriptional regulator, whose amino-acid sequence MRSADGVDDYLRDPIGRYLMGDGFLHWYAEEDLCGFSLWGRPAESQVRRLIEVLDVEKTPRAPHASLVDARWLEAPDPSAFTLFVKYMQQREREFASSVVRQALVRPEGLVGATVGGFYSLLSPSYPSKVFTSTAEAMAWLGLPETRSAPLLAEIQQLIDVATGQAPVLQELHRVLRPRLVNANLADTAREMGMSERTLQRRLKEAGTSFQAELNAVQVRTAQALLLETDMKLTAVAVDVGCASLQHFSSLFRKLVGESPSTWRDQHRHAPAPEEAKQGREETGSS is encoded by the coding sequence GTGCGCTCGGCAGACGGAGTCGACGATTACCTCCGGGACCCCATCGGCCGGTACCTGATGGGCGATGGCTTTCTCCACTGGTACGCCGAGGAGGACCTGTGCGGGTTCAGCCTCTGGGGCCGCCCGGCGGAGTCCCAGGTCCGGCGGCTCATCGAGGTGCTGGATGTGGAGAAGACGCCGCGCGCGCCGCACGCCTCGCTGGTGGATGCGCGGTGGCTGGAGGCGCCGGACCCGTCGGCCTTCACCCTGTTCGTGAAGTACATGCAGCAGCGCGAGCGCGAGTTCGCCTCGTCCGTGGTGCGCCAGGCGCTGGTGCGGCCCGAGGGGCTGGTGGGCGCCACCGTGGGCGGCTTCTACAGCCTGCTGAGCCCCTCCTACCCCAGCAAGGTGTTCACCAGCACGGCGGAGGCCATGGCGTGGCTGGGCCTGCCGGAGACGCGCTCGGCGCCGCTGCTCGCGGAGATTCAGCAGCTCATCGACGTGGCCACGGGCCAGGCGCCCGTGCTGCAGGAGCTGCACCGGGTGCTGCGGCCCCGGCTGGTGAACGCCAACCTGGCGGACACGGCGCGCGAGATGGGCATGTCCGAGCGCACGCTCCAGCGCCGGTTGAAGGAGGCGGGCACGTCCTTCCAGGCGGAGCTCAACGCGGTGCAGGTGCGCACCGCGCAGGCGCTGCTCCTGGAGACGGACATGAAGCTCACCGCGGTGGCGGTGGATGTCGGCTGCGCCTCGCTGCAGCACTTCAGCAGCCTGTTCCGCAAGCTGGTGGGCGAGTCCCCCAGCACCTGGAGGGACCAGCACCGCCACGCCCCCGCCCCGGAAGAGGCGAAGCAGGGGCGCGAGGAGACGGGCAGCTCCTAG
- a CDS encoding phospholipase D-like domain-containing protein has product MRPLQAELLQGRALYREVVLGKLAHARESVWVATANVKAMFVEQGGQFAPVLELFDRLAARGVALRLLHAELPSRPFREAFDARARLVRGGLELKVCPRVHFKAVVVDGAWAYVGSANLTGAGLGAKGEDVRNFELGFVTEDFDVIDRVTALYAAVWDGAECRGCRLKAVCPDPILSSVGKPAKTREPGAIRLGQSRRLRR; this is encoded by the coding sequence ATGCGGCCTCTTCAGGCAGAACTCCTCCAGGGCCGGGCGCTCTACCGGGAAGTGGTGCTGGGCAAGCTGGCGCACGCCCGGGAGTCCGTGTGGGTGGCCACCGCGAACGTGAAGGCGATGTTCGTGGAGCAGGGGGGCCAGTTCGCCCCGGTGCTGGAGCTGTTCGACCGGCTGGCGGCGCGCGGGGTGGCGCTGCGGCTCCTGCACGCGGAGCTGCCCAGCCGGCCCTTCCGCGAGGCGTTCGACGCGCGCGCCCGGCTGGTGCGCGGGGGGCTGGAGCTGAAGGTGTGCCCGCGCGTGCACTTCAAGGCGGTGGTGGTGGATGGGGCGTGGGCCTACGTGGGCAGCGCCAACCTCACCGGCGCGGGGCTGGGCGCCAAGGGGGAGGATGTCCGCAACTTCGAGCTGGGCTTCGTCACCGAGGACTTCGACGTCATCGACCGCGTCACGGCGCTCTATGCGGCGGTGTGGGATGGGGCGGAGTGCCGGGGCTGCCGGTTGAAGGCGGTCTGTCCGGACCCGATCTTGTCCTCTGTCGGGAAGCCGGCAAAAACGCGGGAGCCCGGCGCCATCCGCCTGGGCCAGTCCCGGCGCCTCCGGCGCTGA
- a CDS encoding amidohydrolase family protein, whose translation MGSIVLKGGCVLSLDSSVGDFERADVLVEGERIAAIQPTVNVPGAEVIDASNRLVLPGFVDTHRHLWEGILRNILPDGTLEDYFRDIMGVLGPVYRPEDVYVGTLVSALGALNAGVTTVLDWAHIQNSPEHTDASLQALRDSGMRAVFAYGAPSREGLNPRYPEDLRRISAQSFASKEQLLTLAWAGMSPEQGALEDTARTWRLAREVGARISVHAGFPGIPPGRFAEAARTGVLGPDVTYIHCGMFSPEEWKAIADTGGTVSLSAPVELQMGHGMPPLQASLDAGLRPSLSVDVETSVPGDFFTQMRAVFALQRGLAHARGHAGGVAPRLLTAREVLEFATVEGARANGLGHKVGTLTPGKQADIVLLRTDLINVMPVNSAVGAAVLGMDTSNVDTVLVAGRVLKRDGQLTGVDLSALRERVYRSRDFVVARSGYRAPFGGGGGKTVQP comes from the coding sequence ATGGGGTCGATCGTGTTGAAGGGAGGGTGTGTCCTGTCGCTCGATTCATCCGTGGGGGATTTCGAGCGGGCGGATGTCTTGGTTGAGGGGGAGCGCATCGCGGCGATCCAGCCCACGGTGAATGTCCCGGGCGCGGAGGTCATCGACGCCTCGAACCGGCTCGTCCTGCCAGGCTTCGTGGACACCCACCGGCACCTGTGGGAGGGCATCCTGCGCAACATCTTGCCGGATGGGACGCTGGAGGATTACTTCCGGGACATCATGGGCGTCCTGGGCCCCGTCTACCGTCCCGAGGATGTCTACGTGGGCACGCTCGTGAGCGCGCTGGGCGCCCTCAACGCGGGGGTGACGACGGTGCTCGACTGGGCGCACATCCAGAACTCTCCGGAGCACACCGACGCCTCGCTTCAGGCGCTGCGGGACTCCGGAATGCGGGCCGTGTTTGCCTATGGCGCGCCGTCCCGGGAAGGGCTCAATCCCCGCTACCCCGAGGACCTGCGCCGCATCAGCGCGCAATCCTTCGCGTCGAAGGAGCAATTGCTGACGCTGGCGTGGGCCGGGATGAGCCCGGAGCAGGGGGCGCTGGAGGACACCGCCCGGACGTGGCGCTTGGCCCGGGAGGTGGGCGCGCGGATCAGCGTGCACGCGGGCTTCCCGGGCATTCCCCCCGGACGGTTCGCGGAGGCCGCCCGCACCGGGGTGCTGGGGCCGGATGTCACCTATATCCACTGCGGCATGTTCTCCCCGGAGGAGTGGAAGGCCATCGCGGACACCGGGGGCACGGTGTCGCTCTCCGCGCCGGTGGAGCTGCAGATGGGGCATGGCATGCCGCCCCTTCAGGCCTCGCTGGACGCGGGCCTCCGGCCCAGCCTGAGCGTGGATGTGGAGACCTCGGTGCCCGGGGACTTCTTCACCCAGATGCGCGCGGTGTTCGCGTTGCAGCGCGGGCTGGCGCACGCCCGGGGCCACGCGGGAGGCGTGGCGCCGCGGTTGCTCACCGCGCGGGAGGTGCTGGAGTTCGCGACGGTCGAAGGCGCACGGGCCAACGGGCTGGGGCACAAGGTGGGAACACTCACGCCGGGCAAGCAGGCGGACATTGTGCTGCTGCGCACGGACCTCATCAACGTGATGCCGGTGAACAGCGCCGTGGGCGCCGCCGTGCTGGGCATGGACACCAGCAACGTGGACACCGTGCTGGTGGCGGGGAGGGTGCTCAAGCGGGACGGCCAGCTGACCGGCGTGGACCTGTCCGCCCTGCGGGAGCGGGTGTACCGCTCCCGGGACTTCGTGGTGGCCCGGTCCGGCTACCGCGCGCCCTTCGGGGGCGGGGGCGGGAAGACCGTCCAGCCATAG
- a CDS encoding pirin family protein, which yields MNVTRRRFLRDSVLTGMSLAMGCRASTEPGTQAPLFVPTSDRTVVRTLAGVPATDGAGVKLTRVIHQPALRHLDPFLMLDRFHSNDANAYIAGFPDHPHRGFETVTVMMDGRMRHRDSRGNSGLIQGRGAQWMTAGRGIIHSEMPEQEAGLMSGFQLWINLPAQEKMCPPYYQDLQPGRLAEAKLSSAGSQLRVIAGSPQGLSGPVRDRPTQPTLLTLALEDDQPFELELPEAHVAFAFVHGGQVHVGPGDKASAVREGQLALLGPGKRLRLQARDRRSAVLVAAAKPLHEPIVQHGPFVMNTEAEIRQAIADYQRGVLDRI from the coding sequence ATGAACGTGACGCGCCGGCGGTTTCTCCGCGACTCGGTCCTGACAGGAATGTCCCTGGCGATGGGATGCCGTGCGAGCACGGAGCCTGGCACCCAGGCGCCCCTCTTCGTCCCCACCTCGGACCGGACCGTGGTGCGCACGCTCGCGGGGGTGCCCGCCACGGACGGCGCGGGGGTGAAGCTCACGCGCGTCATCCACCAGCCCGCGCTGCGCCACCTGGATCCGTTCCTGATGCTCGACCGGTTCCACTCCAACGACGCCAACGCGTACATCGCCGGCTTTCCGGACCACCCGCACCGTGGCTTCGAGACGGTGACGGTGATGATGGACGGGCGCATGCGCCACCGCGACAGCCGGGGCAACTCGGGGCTCATCCAGGGCCGGGGCGCTCAGTGGATGACCGCCGGCCGCGGCATCATCCACTCCGAGATGCCCGAGCAGGAGGCGGGGCTGATGTCGGGCTTCCAGCTGTGGATCAACCTGCCGGCCCAAGAGAAGATGTGCCCGCCGTACTACCAGGACTTGCAGCCCGGCAGGCTCGCCGAGGCGAAGCTCTCCTCCGCGGGCAGCCAGCTGCGCGTCATCGCCGGCAGCCCCCAGGGCCTCTCAGGCCCCGTGCGGGACCGGCCCACCCAGCCCACCCTGCTCACGCTCGCGCTGGAGGATGATCAGCCCTTCGAGCTGGAGCTGCCCGAGGCCCACGTGGCCTTCGCCTTCGTCCATGGCGGCCAGGTGCACGTGGGCCCTGGCGACAAGGCCTCGGCGGTGCGCGAGGGGCAGCTGGCCCTGCTCGGGCCAGGCAAGCGCCTGCGCCTCCAGGCCCGGGACCGGCGCAGCGCGGTGCTGGTGGCGGCGGCAAAGCCTCTCCACGAGCCCATCGTCCAGCACGGCCCCTTTGTCATGAACACGGAGGCGGAAATCCGCCAGGCCATCGCCGACTACCAGCGGGGCGTGCTGGACAGGATTTAG